One bacterium DNA segment encodes these proteins:
- a CDS encoding acyl-CoA dehydrogenase family protein, producing MIADGYLRLCIPESVGGDGRSLVDTALVYEELYTENASVALTLMS from the coding sequence ATGATCGCGGACGGCTACCTGCGCCTGTGCATCCCGGAATCAGTCGGTGGCGACGGCCGGTCGTTGGTGGACACGGCGCTGGTGTACGAGGAGCTGTACACGGAAAACGCGAGCGTCGCGCTGACCCTGATGTCATAA